One window of Deltaproteobacteria bacterium genomic DNA carries:
- a CDS encoding pyridoxine 5'-phosphate synthase produces MPTLSVNVDHVATVRQARLDTEPDPVAAAYLAELAGADGITVHLREDRRHIQDRDLRLLRETIKTELNLEMAAVDEMGDIAVEVGPDMATLVPERRAELTTEGGLDVDGRFDSLKPFIARLRDAGIRVNLFIDADRAMIERARALGADGVEIHTGPYAERFRRGGHADELERIADAAALASSLGLAVHAGHGLDFRNVRPLLAVREITGYAIGFSIVARSIYVGMEAAVREMARIVKG; encoded by the coding sequence ATGCCGACTCTTTCGGTCAACGTCGATCACGTGGCGACGGTCCGGCAGGCGCGGCTCGATACGGAGCCGGACCCGGTGGCCGCCGCATACCTGGCCGAGCTCGCCGGAGCCGACGGCATAACCGTTCACCTGCGCGAGGACCGGCGTCACATCCAGGACCGCGACCTGCGCCTGCTGCGCGAGACGATCAAGACCGAGCTCAACCTGGAGATGGCCGCCGTCGACGAGATGGGCGACATAGCCGTCGAGGTGGGACCTGACATGGCGACGCTGGTGCCCGAGCGCAGGGCGGAGCTCACCACCGAGGGCGGGCTCGACGTGGACGGACGCTTCGACTCGCTCAAACCCTTCATTGCGCGCCTGCGGGACGCGGGTATCAGGGTCAACCTCTTCATCGACGCGGACCGCGCGATGATAGAGAGGGCGCGCGCCCTCGGCGCCGACGGCGTGGAGATACACACCGGCCCCTATGCCGAACGCTTCAGGCGCGGCGGGCACGCGGACGAGCTTGAGAGGATCGCCGACGCCGCGGCGCTGGCCTCGAGTCTCGGCCTCGCTGTCCACGCGGGCCACGGCCTCGACTTCAGGAACGTAAGGCCGCTGCTTGCCGTAAGGGAGATAACGGGCTACGCCATAGGCTTCAGCATCGTGGCGCGCAGCATATACGTGGGCATGGAGGCCGCCGTGCGGGAGATGGCGCGCATCGTCAAGGGGTAG
- a CDS encoding phosphoglucosamine mutase, with translation MAEKRLFGTDGVRGIANIEPMTAETALQLGRAIAYVFKKEPRRHRIIIGKDTRLSGYMIEASLMAGVCSMGVDAYITGPLPTPGIAFITSSMRADAGVVISASHNPYQDNGIKFFSRDGFKLPDELELEIEDFIFNSTDEANHRPTASEVGKAYRVNGAIGRYVVFVKNSFPKDLTLDGLRIAIDCANGATYKVAPEAFTELGADVVARRGVKPDGENINLDCGALHPETLAGEVKRSGAHIGIAFDGDGDRCILVDEKGEIVDGDRVLAMSATAMLKEGALNNGTVVATVMSNSALEEVVEGAGGRVVRTRVGDRYVVEEMRRGGYNLGGEQSGHLVYFDHTTTGDGIITAMQVLAMMVRSGRPLSELASILDPYPQVLLNVRVGKKRPLEEMPLLQKALDGVREKLSGRGRAFIRYSGTEPLARITVEGRDSAQIETMAAELADILRKELC, from the coding sequence ATGGCGGAAAAGAGACTCTTCGGTACCGACGGTGTGAGGGGGATTGCCAACATCGAGCCCATGACGGCCGAGACGGCGCTGCAACTGGGCCGGGCCATAGCCTATGTATTCAAGAAGGAGCCGCGCCGTCACAGGATAATAATAGGCAAGGACACGAGGCTTTCGGGCTACATGATCGAGGCAAGCCTCATGGCCGGGGTCTGCTCCATGGGGGTGGACGCCTACATCACGGGACCGCTCCCGACGCCGGGCATCGCCTTCATCACCTCGAGCATGAGGGCCGACGCCGGTGTGGTCATCTCGGCGTCCCACAACCCCTACCAGGACAACGGCATAAAATTCTTCTCCCGCGACGGCTTCAAGCTGCCCGACGAGCTCGAGCTCGAGATAGAGGACTTCATATTCAACAGCACCGACGAGGCGAACCACCGTCCCACGGCGAGCGAGGTGGGCAAGGCTTACAGGGTCAACGGCGCCATAGGCCGCTACGTCGTCTTCGTCAAGAATTCCTTTCCCAAGGACCTCACGCTCGACGGCCTGCGCATCGCCATCGACTGCGCCAACGGCGCGACATACAAGGTCGCGCCCGAGGCCTTCACCGAGCTCGGAGCCGACGTCGTGGCCCGGCGGGGCGTGAAGCCCGACGGGGAGAACATAAACCTCGATTGCGGCGCGCTCCACCCCGAGACGCTGGCCGGGGAGGTGAAGAGGAGCGGCGCCCACATAGGGATAGCCTTCGACGGCGACGGCGACCGCTGTATACTGGTCGACGAGAAGGGCGAGATCGTCGACGGCGACAGGGTGCTGGCCATGAGCGCCACGGCCATGCTCAAGGAGGGCGCGCTGAACAACGGGACCGTGGTGGCCACGGTGATGAGCAACTCGGCGCTCGAGGAGGTCGTGGAGGGCGCGGGAGGCCGGGTCGTGAGGACCAGGGTCGGCGACCGCTACGTGGTCGAGGAGATGCGAAGAGGCGGATACAACCTCGGCGGCGAGCAGTCGGGCCACCTCGTCTACTTCGACCACACCACCACCGGCGACGGCATCATAACGGCCATGCAGGTGCTCGCCATGATGGTGCGCTCCGGCCGTCCCCTCTCCGAGCTCGCCTCGATCCTCGACCCCTATCCCCAGGTGCTCCTGAACGTGAGGGTCGGCAAGAAGCGTCCGCTCGAAGAGATGCCGCTTCTGCAAAAGGCCCTCGACGGAGTGAGGGAGAAGCTATCGGGCCGGGGCCGCGCCTTCATAAGGTACTCGGGCACCGAGCCCCTTGCGCGCATAACCGTCGAGGGCCGCGACAGCGCCCAGATCGAGACGATGGCCGCCGAGCTGGCCGACATACTGAGAAAGGAGCTCTGCTGA
- the folP gene encoding dihydropteroate synthase produces the protein MEKGGRKGARRFCVRVLAAAASGGFVSEMERIGVDPVGVALMAPKQTHYNLKVEGLSAAQANIVKQEMLAVGGEAAVSKGVVSCAVERTDALLSGTKRQMSLFLRKLRSQPYGLGELESEIRAVLDDHGRVEFAVPLRSGTLELRRRTAVMGILNVTPDSFYDGGRYADVDAAVERAVAMAEEGADIIDIGAESSRPGARPVDPAEQKRRLVPVLSALARRADFTVPLSVDTTSAEVAGAALQEGVQIVNDISALRADEAMAPLCARSGAAVVLMHMRGTPATMQLNTAYGDIVADIYRFFVERVAFAVSSGIEPKRLILDPGIGFGKDVDGNLDLLGRLGEFRSLGLPLLVGLSRKSFIGKVMAAAGAGGGGDPLLTGTVAAHAACILAGASILRVHDVAEARAVAAVADALKARL, from the coding sequence ATGGAAAAGGGCGGGCGCAAAGGTGCTCGGCGCTTCTGCGTGAGGGTCCTCGCTGCGGCTGCGTCCGGCGGCTTCGTCTCCGAGATGGAGCGCATAGGGGTCGATCCCGTCGGCGTGGCGCTCATGGCGCCCAAGCAGACCCACTACAACCTCAAGGTCGAGGGGCTCAGCGCCGCGCAGGCCAACATCGTAAAGCAGGAGATGCTCGCCGTCGGCGGCGAGGCGGCCGTGTCGAAGGGGGTCGTCTCCTGCGCCGTGGAGCGCACCGACGCCCTGCTCTCGGGGACGAAGAGGCAGATGAGCCTCTTTTTGCGCAAGCTCCGCTCCCAGCCCTACGGTCTTGGGGAACTGGAGTCCGAGATAAGGGCGGTCCTCGACGACCACGGGCGCGTGGAGTTCGCCGTCCCGCTTCGAAGCGGGACGCTCGAGCTCCGGCGGCGCACGGCGGTGATGGGGATCCTCAACGTCACGCCCGACTCCTTCTACGACGGCGGCCGCTACGCCGACGTCGACGCGGCGGTGGAGCGGGCCGTGGCCATGGCCGAGGAGGGCGCCGACATCATCGACATCGGCGCCGAGAGCTCCCGGCCCGGCGCCCGGCCCGTGGACCCGGCCGAACAGAAGCGGCGGCTCGTGCCCGTGCTCTCGGCCCTCGCAAGGCGCGCCGACTTCACCGTGCCCCTCTCGGTGGACACGACGAGCGCCGAGGTCGCCGGGGCGGCGCTACAGGAGGGGGTCCAGATCGTAAACGACATAAGCGCGCTCCGGGCCGACGAGGCCATGGCGCCCCTGTGCGCGCGGAGCGGCGCCGCCGTGGTGCTCATGCACATGAGGGGCACGCCGGCGACCATGCAGCTCAACACGGCCTATGGCGACATCGTGGCCGACATCTACCGCTTTTTCGTCGAGCGCGTCGCCTTCGCCGTATCGAGCGGCATAGAGCCGAAGAGACTCATCCTCGATCCGGGCATCGGCTTCGGCAAGGACGTGGACGGCAACCTCGATCTGCTCGGCAGGCTCGGCGAGTTCCGTTCCCTGGGACTGCCGCTTCTCGTGGGGCTTTCGAGAAAGTCTTTTATCGGCAAGGTCATGGCCGCGGCCGGAGCCGGGGGGGGCGGCGACCCTCTGCTCACCGGAACGGTGGCCGCCCACGCGGCCTGCATCCTCGCTGGGGCGAGCATACTGCGCGTCCACGACGTGGCCGAGGCGCGCGCTGTTGCGGCCGTCGCAGACGCCTTGAAGGCGCGCCTTTGA